From a region of the Streptomyces sp. NBC_00193 genome:
- a CDS encoding CBS domain-containing protein, with product MPARELAEPYPHVTTDDPAVDAVRLLAEQNLPALLVLDSDGTPYAIVPGSQLVRQLVPEYVMEDPLLAPVIDERHAEAMAEGLAGKTVAEWLPRREFKPQYIGPDAGTMEIAAAMARTHVPLVAVVERDGTRGRLLGVVSAASLMRHLLRAGGQA from the coding sequence ATGCCCGCCCGTGAACTCGCCGAGCCCTACCCCCATGTGACCACCGACGACCCAGCTGTGGACGCGGTCCGCCTGCTCGCCGAGCAGAACCTGCCCGCACTCCTGGTCCTGGACAGCGACGGAACCCCGTACGCAATCGTTCCGGGCTCCCAGCTGGTACGCCAGCTCGTACCCGAGTACGTGATGGAGGACCCGCTGCTGGCCCCGGTCATCGACGAGCGGCACGCCGAAGCGATGGCCGAAGGCCTGGCGGGCAAGACGGTCGCCGAGTGGCTGCCCCGGCGTGAGTTCAAGCCGCAATACATCGGCCCGGACGCGGGGACGATGGAGATCGCGGCCGCCATGGCCCGTACCCACGTCCCCCTGGTCGCGGTCGTCGAACGCGATGGCACCCGGGGCCGCCTTCTCGGAGTGGTCTCCGCCGCATCCTTGATGCGCCACCTGCTCCGGGCAGGCGGGCAGGCGTGA
- a CDS encoding flotillin family protein: MSPVVTAVVGVVVLLVLLALVVVTRYKVAGPSEAFIITGRRGKKSTDPTTGQTTTDNSGQKVVVGGGVFVVPFVQQRYTLDLSSRHIPIAVRGAVTLRGIKANLEGVAIVKVGGNEDAIRAAAQRFLQQQDGIVGFTQEVLSGALRAIVGRMSVEDIIRDRAAFAGQVAEEAEASLSGQGLVLDAFQIQDITTEGSYLEDLGRPEAARAKQEADIAEANSRQAAEQARLKAEEEIAVAQRTLYLRQAEIKAETDAAAAQANAAGPLAEADRQQQILAEQEKVAERQAALTDRQLDTQVRKPADARRYQAEQEAEALRVARVKQAEAERLAAIAAAQGEAERARLTGEGEKQRRSALAEAEAIEGAKRGEAERARRAAIAEAVRLEGDAEAAAILARGSAEAEAMQKKADAFESYGDAAMIQMMVEVLPQVVAKAAEPLSAIDKMTVISTDGASKLSRTVADNVAQGMELLGSTTGVDLAQLLKGLTAPKQDPSPASAPANGKIEITG; the protein is encoded by the coding sequence ATGAGTCCAGTCGTCACCGCGGTCGTCGGAGTGGTCGTACTCCTCGTCCTGCTCGCCCTCGTGGTCGTCACCCGCTACAAGGTCGCCGGCCCCAGCGAGGCGTTCATCATCACGGGCCGGCGCGGCAAGAAGTCCACCGACCCGACCACGGGTCAGACCACCACCGACAACAGCGGCCAGAAGGTCGTGGTGGGCGGCGGGGTGTTCGTGGTCCCCTTCGTCCAGCAGCGGTACACGCTCGACCTCTCCAGCCGGCACATCCCGATCGCCGTGCGCGGCGCGGTCACCTTGCGCGGGATCAAGGCCAACCTGGAGGGCGTCGCGATCGTCAAGGTCGGCGGCAACGAGGATGCCATCCGCGCCGCGGCCCAGCGCTTCCTCCAGCAGCAGGACGGCATCGTCGGCTTCACCCAGGAAGTGCTCTCCGGAGCCCTGCGCGCCATCGTCGGCCGGATGTCGGTCGAGGACATCATCCGCGACCGCGCCGCCTTCGCCGGGCAGGTCGCCGAGGAGGCCGAGGCGAGCCTGTCCGGGCAGGGCCTGGTCCTGGACGCCTTCCAGATCCAGGACATCACCACCGAGGGCTCCTACCTCGAAGACCTCGGCCGTCCCGAAGCGGCCCGCGCCAAGCAGGAAGCGGACATCGCCGAGGCCAACTCCCGCCAGGCCGCCGAGCAGGCCCGTCTGAAGGCCGAAGAAGAGATCGCGGTCGCGCAGCGGACCCTGTACCTGCGCCAGGCCGAGATCAAGGCCGAGACCGACGCGGCAGCCGCTCAGGCCAACGCCGCCGGTCCGCTGGCCGAGGCGGACCGGCAGCAGCAGATCCTCGCGGAGCAGGAGAAGGTCGCAGAGCGCCAGGCCGCGTTGACCGACCGCCAGCTCGACACCCAGGTCCGCAAGCCCGCCGACGCCCGCCGCTACCAGGCCGAGCAGGAGGCAGAGGCCCTGCGCGTGGCCCGGGTCAAGCAGGCCGAGGCCGAGCGTCTCGCCGCCATCGCCGCCGCCCAGGGCGAGGCCGAGCGGGCCCGCCTGACCGGTGAGGGCGAGAAGCAGCGTCGCTCCGCACTGGCCGAGGCAGAGGCCATCGAGGGAGCCAAGCGCGGTGAGGCCGAGCGCGCCCGGCGTGCGGCCATCGCCGAAGCGGTACGCCTCGAAGGCGACGCGGAGGCGGCGGCCATCTTGGCCAGGGGCTCGGCCGAGGCGGAGGCGATGCAGAAGAAGGCGGACGCCTTCGAGAGCTACGGCGACGCGGCGATGATCCAGATGATGGTCGAGGTACTGCCGCAGGTGGTGGCCAAGGCCGCCGAGCCGCTGTCCGCCATCGACAAGATGACCGTCATCTCCACCGACGGCGCGAGCAAACTCTCCCGCACCGTCGCCGACAACGTCGCCCAGGGCATGGAACTGCTCGGCTCCACCACCGGCGTCGACCTGGCCCAGCTCCTCAAGGGCCTCACCGCCCCGAAGCAGGACCCCTCTCCTGCCTCCGCCCCGGCCAACGGGAAGATCGAAATCACCGGCTAG
- a CDS encoding WhiB family transcriptional regulator, with translation MGWVTDWSAQAACRTTDPDELFVQGAAQNRAKAVCTGCPVRTECLADALDNRVEFGVWGGMTERERRALLRRRPTVTSWRRLLETARTEYERSTGILTMDDDEEIGVPYETYAAAG, from the coding sequence ATGGGCTGGGTTACCGACTGGAGTGCGCAGGCAGCCTGCCGCACTACCGATCCGGATGAACTGTTCGTTCAAGGAGCGGCACAGAACAGGGCCAAGGCGGTGTGCACCGGATGTCCGGTGCGGACCGAGTGCCTGGCCGACGCGCTCGACAATCGTGTCGAGTTCGGAGTGTGGGGCGGAATGACCGAGCGGGAACGACGTGCGCTGCTGCGCCGGCGTCCCACCGTCACCTCGTGGAGGCGACTGCTCGAAACCGCACGCACGGAGTACGAGCGCAGTACGGGCATCCTCACCATGGATGACGATGAGGAGATCGGTGTTCCGTACGAGACGTACGCGGCAGCCGGGTAG
- a CDS encoding ArsA family ATPase, producing the protein MSEARTMEATMDAPPRLDVDRLLDDRQTRIIVCCGAGGVGKTTTAAALGVRAAERGRKVVVLTIDPARRLAQSMGIDSLDNTPRRVHGVEGGEGTEGSGGSGGGELHAMMLDMKRTFDEIVEGHSDPERAQAILANPFYQSLSAGFAGTQEYMAMEKLGQLRARDDWDLIVVDTPPSRSALDFLDAPGRLGSFLDGKFIRVLMAPAKVGGRAGMKFLNVGMSMMTGTLSKLMGASLLKDVQTFVAAMDTMFGGFRTRADATFQLLQAPGTAFLVVSAPEPDALREAAYFVERLAAERMPLAGLVLNRVHGSDAEQLSAERALAAAENLEEGGIVDQESGKAGLRDSTETDPETDPDTETDPDARIERETGADTVDTAGADADVDLITAGLLRLHAERMQVIAREQRTRDRFTSLHPEVAVAEVAALPGDVHDLAGLRAIGERLAAGVPAGA; encoded by the coding sequence GGACGACCGGCAGACCCGGATCATCGTGTGCTGCGGGGCGGGCGGGGTCGGCAAGACCACCACCGCCGCGGCGCTCGGGGTACGGGCGGCCGAGCGCGGGCGCAAGGTGGTCGTCCTGACCATCGACCCGGCACGCAGGCTGGCCCAGTCGATGGGGATCGACTCGCTCGACAACACCCCGCGCCGGGTTCACGGGGTGGAGGGCGGCGAGGGAACGGAGGGCTCCGGGGGCTCCGGGGGCGGCGAACTGCACGCCATGATGCTCGACATGAAGCGGACCTTCGACGAGATCGTCGAGGGCCACTCCGACCCCGAGCGGGCGCAGGCCATCCTCGCCAACCCCTTCTACCAGTCCCTGTCGGCCGGCTTCGCGGGCACGCAGGAGTACATGGCGATGGAGAAGCTGGGGCAGCTGCGGGCCCGGGACGACTGGGACCTGATCGTGGTGGACACCCCGCCGAGCCGGTCCGCGCTGGACTTCCTGGACGCACCGGGGCGCCTGGGGTCCTTCCTGGACGGGAAGTTCATCCGGGTGCTGATGGCTCCGGCGAAGGTGGGCGGCCGGGCGGGGATGAAGTTCCTCAATGTCGGCATGTCGATGATGACGGGCACGCTGAGCAAGCTGATGGGTGCCTCGCTGCTGAAGGACGTGCAGACCTTCGTGGCCGCCATGGACACGATGTTCGGCGGCTTCCGCACCCGCGCGGACGCGACCTTCCAGCTCCTCCAGGCTCCCGGTACGGCCTTCCTCGTGGTCTCCGCGCCCGAACCGGACGCGCTACGCGAGGCCGCGTACTTCGTGGAACGGCTGGCCGCGGAGCGGATGCCGCTGGCCGGGCTCGTACTGAACCGGGTGCACGGCAGTGACGCCGAACAGCTCTCCGCGGAGCGGGCGTTGGCCGCTGCGGAGAATCTTGAAGAAGGCGGCATTGTGGATCAGGAGTCCGGGAAAGCTGGACTTCGTGACTCCACGGAGACCGACCCGGAGACCGACCCCGACACGGAGACCGACCCCGATGCCCGCATCGAGCGAGAGACCGGCGCCGACACCGTAGACACCGCCGGCGCGGACGCCGACGTGGACCTGATCACGGCAGGACTGCTGCGCCTGCACGCGGAGCGCATGCAGGTCATCGCGCGCGAACAGCGCACGCGTGACCGCTTCACCTCGCTGCACCCCGAGGTGGCGGTGGCCGAAGTGGCCGCCCTGCCCGGCGACGTACACGACCTCGCCGGGCTGCGGGCCATTGGAGAGCGACTCGCGGCCGGGGTTCCGGCCGGAGCGTAG
- a CDS encoding GatB/YqeY domain-containing protein, producing MTTLKAKLQEDLTTAIRARNELASSTLRLTLSAITNQEVAGKEARVLSDEEVLKVIAKEAKKRREAADAFAQGGRPEQAARETAEGEFLDTYLPKQLGEAELDAIVAQAVEEAKAAGAEGPRAMGAVMKIVNPKVAGLAEGGRVAAAVKKHLS from the coding sequence ATGACCACGCTCAAGGCCAAGCTCCAGGAAGACCTCACCACCGCCATCCGCGCGCGCAACGAGCTCGCCTCGTCCACGCTGCGCCTGACCCTCTCAGCCATCACCAACCAGGAAGTCGCGGGCAAGGAAGCCCGGGTGCTCTCCGACGAGGAAGTCCTCAAGGTGATCGCCAAGGAGGCGAAGAAGCGCCGCGAGGCCGCTGATGCCTTCGCGCAGGGTGGCCGTCCCGAGCAGGCCGCGCGGGAGACCGCCGAGGGCGAGTTCCTCGACACCTACCTCCCCAAGCAGCTCGGCGAGGCCGAGCTCGACGCGATCGTGGCGCAGGCCGTCGAGGAGGCCAAGGCGGCGGGCGCCGAGGGGCCGCGGGCCATGGGCGCCGTGATGAAGATCGTGAACCCGAAGGTCGCGGGTCTGGCGGAGGGCGGGCGCGTCGCCGCCGCCGTCAAGAAGCACCTGTCCTAG
- a CDS encoding sodium:proton antiporter has product MVLVAVFGVALLIAVLLSGLAARTVLSTSLLFLLGGALVSDGFLGLIHITPDSEIVSVTADLALFAVLFTDGMHVSFPKLRQNWKNPARALGLGMPLAMAGTALITHYLVGLDWTTSFLVGAVLAPTDPVFASAIVGRREVPAKLRQLLNVESGINDGLALPVVLILIAAAGPTSGQAHASVGSIALELGLGLVFGIVLPLAVAGLVRLRLLGAEPKLQPLLPLATGIILYAACHLTHANPYLAAFSAGAVLASVSPESKTVFEPLGEALAELAKFAALLVFGALLTPQLFGDLSVGGYVAVVLAIVLIRPASLLVSLLGARIERREKLVAAWFGPKGFASVVYGLLVLQAGIPRGEEAYTLIAVCIAFSIIAHSSTDVPIARLFRVDDLAGIPSEDHTAKPSAVPAPRSAPDQEKRHARP; this is encoded by the coding sequence ATGGTGCTCGTCGCTGTTTTCGGTGTGGCGCTGCTGATTGCCGTGCTGCTGTCGGGGCTCGCCGCCCGTACGGTCCTTTCGACCTCCCTCCTCTTCCTGCTGGGCGGGGCCCTCGTCAGCGACGGGTTCCTGGGGCTGATTCACATCACCCCTGACAGTGAAATCGTCTCTGTCACCGCCGATCTGGCCCTGTTCGCGGTGCTGTTCACCGACGGTATGCACGTCTCCTTCCCGAAGCTGCGGCAGAACTGGAAGAACCCGGCCCGCGCGCTCGGGCTCGGCATGCCGCTCGCCATGGCCGGCACGGCCCTGATCACCCATTACCTCGTCGGCCTGGACTGGACGACCTCGTTCCTGGTCGGGGCGGTACTCGCGCCCACGGACCCGGTGTTCGCCTCCGCGATCGTGGGCCGCCGGGAGGTCCCGGCGAAGTTGCGTCAGCTGCTGAACGTCGAGAGCGGCATCAACGACGGCCTCGCGCTGCCCGTCGTGTTGATCCTCATCGCCGCCGCAGGGCCCACCTCCGGCCAGGCACACGCCTCCGTCGGCTCGATCGCCCTGGAGCTCGGCCTGGGGCTGGTCTTCGGCATCGTGCTGCCTCTGGCAGTCGCGGGGCTGGTGCGGCTGCGGCTGCTGGGCGCGGAGCCGAAGCTCCAGCCACTGCTGCCGCTGGCGACCGGGATCATCCTCTACGCGGCCTGCCACCTCACCCACGCCAACCCCTACCTGGCCGCGTTCTCCGCCGGCGCCGTCCTGGCATCCGTGTCGCCCGAGTCGAAGACGGTCTTCGAGCCGCTCGGGGAGGCGTTGGCAGAACTGGCGAAATTCGCCGCCCTGCTCGTGTTCGGGGCCCTGCTGACACCGCAGTTGTTCGGAGACCTGTCGGTGGGCGGGTACGTCGCGGTGGTGCTGGCAATCGTGCTGATTCGCCCGGCCTCGCTGCTGGTCTCGCTGCTGGGGGCGCGGATCGAGCGGCGGGAGAAGCTGGTGGCCGCCTGGTTCGGGCCCAAGGGTTTCGCCTCGGTCGTCTACGGGCTGCTCGTGCTCCAGGCCGGAATCCCGCGGGGCGAGGAGGCGTACACGCTGATCGCCGTCTGCATCGCCTTCTCGATCATCGCCCACTCCAGCACCGATGTACCGATCGCCCGCCTCTTCCGCGTCGACGACCTCGCCGGCATCCCGAGCGAGGACCACACCGCGAAGCCGTCCGCCGTTCCCGCCCCTAGAAGTGCACCCGACCAGGAGAAGCGCCATGCCCGCCCGTGA
- a CDS encoding transglycosylase domain-containing protein encodes MGKKRSGGGLTGPQQAAKFLGVSVLSGVVLAGIAIPGAGALGLAAKGTVEGFDEIPANLKTPPLSQRTTILDSEGGLIATVYSRDRQVVPITAISPYMQKAIVAIEDSRFYEHGAIDLKGILRAVNRNAQEGGAAQGASTLTQQYVKNVFVEEAGDDETKVREAQEKSLGRKIRELKYSIQVEEELGKQKILENYLNITYFGQQAYGIESAAQRYFSKPAKDLTLDEAAMLAGVVQSPSRYDPVNDSQEATKRRNIVLQRMADVKNISQAEADAAKAKPLQLKVTKPKNGCITAVKGAGFFCDFVRNTFLDDTAFGKTREERAKVWNQGGLTVRTTLDPQSQDSVNESIKDHVDQDDKVATAVTLVQPGTGRVLAMGQSKPYGFGKNETQINFSVDKKMGGSNFGFPTGSTFKAFVAAAALEGGLPPTKMYQSPYDMDYPSPVRTCGDKPWVNTDRAKVENETESEVGPYGMKEAMAKSVNTYFVEMISEVGLCPVTEMTTKLGVIPANGAKLPEVPAIALGSEGMSPLTMANAYATFANRGVYCTPVAIESITDAHGKALTVPKSKCGRAMTERTADTINTLLLGVVDSGTGQQSGLTDRQSAGKTGTTDSRYNAWFVGYTPNMSGATWVGSGGAKQVSMENITIGGQYYDKVFGGGLPGPIWKQAVSGALSGREAPSFTTVNIPDTPSPTPGAKPSGKPTKPGKPGRDGKPGDGRPGGATAAGPTGGNTGGPGGTGGDDPLGGITIPPGIIGGRD; translated from the coding sequence ATGGGAAAGAAGCGCTCGGGCGGCGGGCTCACGGGGCCACAGCAGGCCGCCAAGTTCCTCGGTGTGTCCGTTCTCTCCGGAGTTGTGCTCGCAGGCATCGCGATCCCGGGCGCCGGCGCCCTGGGCCTCGCGGCCAAGGGCACGGTCGAAGGGTTCGATGAGATCCCGGCCAATCTCAAGACACCTCCGTTGAGCCAGCGCACCACGATTCTGGACTCAGAAGGTGGCTTGATCGCCACGGTCTATTCGCGTGACCGGCAGGTGGTCCCGATCACGGCCATCTCCCCGTACATGCAGAAGGCCATCGTCGCGATCGAGGACTCCCGCTTCTACGAACACGGCGCGATCGACCTCAAGGGCATCCTGCGTGCGGTCAACCGCAATGCCCAGGAGGGCGGCGCGGCGCAGGGCGCCTCGACGCTGACGCAGCAGTACGTGAAGAACGTCTTCGTCGAAGAAGCCGGCGACGACGAGACGAAGGTGCGCGAGGCACAGGAGAAGAGCCTCGGGCGCAAGATCCGCGAGCTGAAGTACTCGATCCAGGTCGAGGAGGAGCTCGGGAAGCAGAAGATCCTCGAGAACTACCTCAACATCACCTACTTCGGTCAGCAGGCGTACGGCATCGAATCCGCGGCCCAGCGTTACTTCAGCAAGCCCGCCAAGGACCTGACCCTGGACGAGGCGGCGATGCTGGCGGGCGTGGTCCAGTCGCCGAGCCGGTACGACCCGGTGAACGACTCGCAGGAGGCGACGAAGCGCCGCAACATCGTCCTCCAGCGCATGGCCGACGTGAAGAACATCTCGCAGGCCGAGGCGGACGCCGCGAAGGCGAAGCCGCTCCAGCTGAAGGTGACCAAGCCGAAGAACGGCTGCATCACCGCGGTCAAGGGCGCGGGCTTCTTCTGCGACTTCGTGCGGAACACCTTCCTCGACGACACCGCCTTCGGAAAGACCCGCGAGGAGCGGGCGAAGGTCTGGAACCAGGGCGGCCTGACCGTCCGCACGACCCTGGACCCGCAGTCGCAGGACTCCGTCAACGAGTCCATCAAGGACCACGTGGACCAGGACGACAAGGTCGCGACGGCCGTCACCCTCGTCCAGCCCGGCACCGGGCGGGTCCTCGCCATGGGCCAGTCCAAGCCGTACGGCTTCGGCAAGAACGAGACCCAGATCAACTTCTCGGTGGACAAGAAGATGGGCGGCTCGAACTTCGGCTTCCCGACCGGCTCCACCTTCAAGGCGTTCGTCGCGGCCGCCGCCCTCGAAGGCGGGCTGCCGCCGACGAAGATGTACCAGTCCCCGTACGACATGGACTACCCGAGCCCGGTGCGGACCTGCGGCGACAAGCCCTGGGTCAACACCGACCGCGCCAAGGTGGAGAACGAGACCGAGTCCGAGGTCGGCCCGTACGGGATGAAGGAGGCGATGGCCAAGTCGGTCAACACCTACTTCGTGGAGATGATCTCCGAGGTGGGCCTGTGCCCCGTCACCGAGATGACCACCAAGCTCGGCGTGATCCCGGCCAACGGCGCCAAGCTCCCCGAGGTCCCGGCCATCGCCCTCGGCAGTGAGGGCATGTCCCCGCTGACCATGGCCAACGCCTACGCCACCTTCGCCAACCGCGGCGTGTACTGCACCCCGGTCGCCATCGAGTCGATCACCGACGCGCACGGCAAGGCCCTGACGGTCCCGAAGTCCAAGTGCGGCCGCGCGATGACCGAGCGGACCGCCGACACCATCAACACGCTGCTGCTCGGCGTGGTCGACTCCGGCACGGGCCAGCAGTCGGGTCTGACCGACCGGCAGAGCGCGGGCAAGACGGGTACCACCGACAGCCGTTACAACGCCTGGTTCGTCGGCTACACCCCGAACATGTCCGGCGCGACCTGGGTCGGCTCCGGCGGCGCCAAGCAGGTGTCGATGGAGAACATCACCATCGGCGGCCAGTACTACGACAAGGTCTTCGGCGGTGGCCTGCCCGGCCCGATCTGGAAGCAGGCGGTCTCCGGCGCGCTCTCCGGCCGCGAGGCCCCCAGCTTCACCACGGTGAACATCCCCGACACCCCGAGCCCGACCCCCGGCGCCAAGCCCAGCGGCAAGCCCACCAAGCCCGGCAAGCCCGGCCGCGACGGCAAGCCCGGCGACGGACGGCCCGGCGGGGCGACCGCAGCCGGCCCCACCGGCGGTAACACCGGCGGCCCCGGCGGCACGGGCGGGGACGACCCGCTCGGCGGGATCACGATCCCGCCGGGGATCATCGGCGGCCGCGACTAG
- a CDS encoding ArsB/NhaD family transporter, with protein sequence MSDWHSWAAIAVFAGAYILIISEWVHRVAAALGGAALMLAIGATDDTAAFHSDKTGIDWNVIFLLLGMMMIVGVLKRTGLFEYLAIWSVKKAKARPFRVMTMLIVITAVASALLDNVTTVLLVAPVTLLVCDRLRLPAAPFLIAEVFASNVGGTATLVGDPPNIIIASRAGLTFNDFLVHLAPLCAVLIVVLVLLCRVMFAKYFVYDEKRAAELMELREREAIRDPRLLAQGLGVLALVVAGFVLHPVLHYEPSVVALLGAGLLVAVSKVETGEVLGEVEWPTLAFFAGLFVMVGALIETGVIGELAGALADAIGGAELGGSMLLLGGSAVLSGIVDNIPYVATMAPVTSELVTDMGGDPDHVMWWALALGADLGGNATAIGASANVVVLGIAERNRTPITFWQFTKYGLVVTAVTIAVSALYLWLRYFALA encoded by the coding sequence GTGAGCGACTGGCACAGCTGGGCCGCGATCGCCGTCTTCGCCGGCGCCTACATCCTGATCATCAGCGAGTGGGTCCACCGCGTCGCCGCGGCCCTCGGCGGCGCCGCCCTGATGCTGGCCATCGGCGCCACCGACGACACCGCGGCCTTCCACTCCGACAAGACCGGCATCGACTGGAACGTCATCTTCCTGCTCCTCGGCATGATGATGATCGTCGGCGTGCTGAAGCGCACCGGCCTCTTCGAGTACCTGGCCATCTGGTCCGTGAAGAAGGCCAAGGCCCGGCCCTTCCGGGTGATGACCATGCTGATCGTCATCACGGCGGTCGCCTCGGCGCTCCTGGACAACGTCACCACCGTGCTGCTGGTCGCCCCCGTCACCCTGCTGGTGTGCGACCGGCTGCGGCTCCCCGCAGCTCCGTTCCTGATCGCCGAGGTGTTCGCCTCCAACGTCGGCGGTACCGCCACCCTCGTCGGCGACCCGCCCAACATCATCATCGCCAGCCGGGCCGGCCTCACCTTCAACGACTTCCTCGTCCACCTCGCCCCGCTGTGCGCCGTCCTGATAGTCGTCCTCGTCCTGCTGTGCCGGGTGATGTTCGCCAAGTACTTCGTCTACGACGAGAAACGCGCCGCCGAGCTGATGGAACTGCGCGAACGCGAGGCGATCCGTGACCCCCGGCTACTCGCCCAGGGTTTGGGTGTCCTCGCCCTGGTCGTCGCCGGATTCGTCCTCCACCCCGTCCTGCACTACGAACCCAGCGTCGTCGCCCTCCTCGGCGCCGGCCTGCTCGTCGCGGTCTCCAAGGTCGAGACGGGCGAGGTGCTGGGCGAGGTGGAGTGGCCCACCCTCGCGTTCTTCGCGGGCCTGTTCGTCATGGTCGGCGCCCTCATCGAGACCGGTGTCATCGGCGAGCTCGCCGGGGCCCTCGCGGACGCGATCGGGGGTGCCGAACTCGGCGGCTCCATGCTCCTCCTGGGCGGTTCCGCCGTGCTCTCCGGGATCGTCGACAACATCCCCTACGTCGCCACCATGGCGCCCGTCACCAGCGAGCTGGTCACCGACATGGGCGGCGATCCCGACCACGTCATGTGGTGGGCCCTCGCCCTCGGCGCCGACCTCGGCGGCAACGCCACCGCCATCGGCGCCTCCGCCAACGTCGTCGTCCTCGGCATCGCCGAACGCAACCGGACCCCGATCACCTTCTGGCAGTTCACCAAGTACGGCCTCGTCGTCACCGCCGTCACGATCGCCGTCTCGGCCCTCTACCTGTGGCTGCGCTACTTCGCCCTCGCATAG
- a CDS encoding Pr6Pr family membrane protein, producing MITPGASGALRLPTVAFRALIAAAAVTGLVIECAYGSVPVVLSFFTIWTNILVAVVFGLSAYRVHRREPDVAPFWRGGVLLFILITGLVFHLVLANPSSPFNVLEDLDKLSGAKAVSNQLLHTVTPVGAVLDFLFLTAPRTLRPRYAAQWLAYPLLYVVFALTRGALLSPGVPSRYTYPFIDAAQYGYAKVALNAVVLGLAFYAIGLALVAADRYRPPRENRISSPAEGPLK from the coding sequence ATGATCACACCCGGCGCATCCGGCGCACTCCGCCTCCCGACCGTCGCCTTCCGTGCGCTGATCGCGGCCGCGGCCGTCACCGGCCTGGTCATCGAGTGCGCGTACGGCAGCGTGCCCGTCGTCCTGAGCTTCTTCACGATCTGGACGAACATCCTGGTCGCGGTCGTCTTCGGACTCTCCGCCTACCGCGTCCACCGCCGCGAGCCGGACGTGGCCCCCTTCTGGCGGGGCGGTGTCCTCCTCTTCATCCTGATCACCGGGCTCGTCTTCCACCTGGTCCTGGCCAACCCGTCGAGCCCCTTCAACGTGCTCGAGGACCTCGACAAGCTCTCCGGCGCGAAGGCCGTCTCCAACCAGCTCCTCCACACGGTCACCCCCGTCGGCGCGGTCCTGGACTTCCTCTTCCTGACCGCCCCCCGCACCCTGCGCCCGCGCTACGCCGCGCAGTGGCTGGCGTACCCCCTGCTCTACGTGGTCTTCGCCCTCACCCGCGGCGCCCTGCTCTCCCCCGGCGTCCCGAGCCGGTACACGTACCCCTTCATCGACGCCGCCCAGTACGGCTACGCCAAGGTCGCCCTGAACGCGGTGGTCCTGGGCCTCGCCTTCTACGCCATCGGCCTCGCCCTGGTCGCGGCCGACCGCTACCGCCCGCCGCGCGAAAACCGGATTTCGTCTCCGGCCGAGGGTCCGCTAAAGTAA
- a CDS encoding metallophosphoesterase: MRARYGVPLKVTAGIAAAGAAGLAYAAGFEARSFRLRRVTVPVLPQGMRPLRVLQVSDIHMVGGQRKKRAWLQSLAGLRPDLVVNTGDNLSDTEGVPEVLDALGPLMDFPGVYVFGSNDYYGPRMRNPGRYLIEKTQGRHGLNGNAPVVGAVHNPWEGMRDAFDAAGWLNLTNTRGRLKLDGLELAFTGLDDPHIKRDRYAKVAGGPEADADFSMAVVHAPYLRVLESFTADRYPLILAGHTHGGQLCIPFYGALVTNCDLDTKRVKGLSTHEAQGQRAYLHVSAGCGTNRFTPVRFACPPEATLLTLTPKA, translated from the coding sequence ATGCGTGCGCGTTACGGAGTACCCCTGAAGGTCACCGCCGGTATCGCCGCGGCCGGGGCCGCCGGTCTGGCCTATGCCGCCGGTTTCGAAGCGCGGTCCTTCCGCCTGCGCCGGGTCACGGTCCCCGTGCTCCCGCAAGGAATGCGCCCGTTGCGCGTCCTGCAGGTCTCGGACATCCACATGGTCGGCGGGCAGCGCAAGAAGCGCGCCTGGCTGCAGTCGCTCGCCGGGCTGCGCCCCGACCTCGTGGTGAACACGGGCGACAACCTCTCCGACACCGAGGGCGTGCCGGAAGTGCTCGACGCGCTCGGCCCTTTGATGGACTTCCCCGGCGTGTACGTCTTCGGCTCGAACGACTACTACGGGCCCCGGATGCGCAATCCCGGGCGCTACCTGATCGAGAAGACCCAGGGCCGGCACGGGCTGAACGGCAACGCACCGGTCGTCGGGGCCGTCCACAACCCGTGGGAGGGCATGCGGGACGCCTTCGACGCGGCCGGCTGGCTCAACCTCACCAACACCCGGGGCCGGCTCAAGCTCGACGGGCTGGAGCTGGCCTTCACCGGCCTGGACGACCCGCACATCAAGCGCGACCGGTACGCGAAGGTCGCGGGCGGGCCGGAGGCGGACGCGGACTTCTCGATGGCGGTCGTCCACGCCCCGTACCTGCGCGTCCTCGAATCCTTCACCGCCGACCGGTACCCGCTGATCCTGGCCGGCCACACGCACGGCGGGCAGCTGTGCATCCCCTTCTACGGGGCGCTCGTCACCAACTGCGACCTGGACACCAAGCGGGTGAAGGGCCTCTCGACGCACGAGGCGCAGGGGCAGCGCGCGTACCTCCACGTATCGGCGGGCTGCGGGACCAACCGCTTCACCCCGGTGCGCTTCGCGTGCCCGCCCGAGGCGACACTGCTGACACTGACCCCGAAGGCCTAA